From one Amycolatopsis sp. FDAARGOS 1241 genomic stretch:
- a CDS encoding GNAT family N-acetyltransferase: MTSVITVVEPATLEAVTALVRACSPESLAWRFTLPGRPDPERILVRYRPFLLAGEALVAMAGDAPVGLVNLMVDGERRAELGVLVADAWHRRRIASTLVRYLFDDPRHAGWTVHATVLVGNNPALGLLRAHGFRGVPSFERGELEFEHAIMTDVMEEVADGGIGEAGAGPDGLQRRAAGADAGRRWHGHARRGGAREGAAGVAAALLPRR; encoded by the coding sequence ATGACGAGTGTCATAACGGTCGTCGAACCGGCCACCCTCGAAGCCGTCACGGCCCTGGTCCGGGCGTGCTCGCCCGAGAGCCTCGCGTGGCGGTTCACGCTGCCCGGACGCCCGGATCCCGAACGGATCCTGGTGCGCTACCGGCCGTTCCTGCTCGCCGGGGAAGCGCTCGTCGCGATGGCCGGCGACGCGCCCGTGGGACTGGTGAACCTCATGGTCGACGGCGAGCGGCGCGCCGAACTCGGGGTGCTCGTGGCCGACGCCTGGCACCGCCGGCGCATCGCCAGCACCCTGGTGCGGTACCTGTTCGACGATCCCCGGCACGCCGGCTGGACCGTCCACGCGACCGTGTTGGTCGGCAACAACCCGGCCCTGGGGCTGCTGCGCGCCCACGGTTTCCGTGGCGTCCCGTCGTTCGAGCGCGGCGAGCTCGAGTTCGAGCACGCTATTATGACCGATGTCATGGAGGAGGTCGCCGATGGCGGAATCGGAGAGGCCGGCGCGGGACCGGATGGTCTTCAGCGCCGCGCAGCTGGTGCGGACGCGGGGCGTCGGTGGCACGGGCATGCGCGACGTGGTGGAGCACGCGAAGGCGCCGCGGGGGTCGCTGCAGCACTACTTCCCCGGCGGTAA
- a CDS encoding TetR family transcriptional regulator, whose translation MRDVVEHAKAPRGSLQHYFPGGKEQLVAEAVDWAGRYAGRTVRRTAESLEEATPGNLFAALVSRWRAEFTGAGYDAGCPLVATVADSAALSEKLRESAAAAFAEWRKPLVGALEDLGVPPVRAGSLAVLMISALEGAIVLARADHSVAPLDAVVEELRPLLDGAVDKRRRRTAQL comes from the coding sequence ATGCGCGACGTGGTGGAGCACGCGAAGGCGCCGCGGGGGTCGCTGCAGCACTACTTCCCCGGCGGTAAGGAGCAGCTCGTCGCCGAGGCCGTCGACTGGGCCGGCCGCTACGCCGGGCGCACCGTGCGGCGCACCGCCGAATCCCTCGAAGAAGCGACGCCCGGAAACCTCTTCGCCGCCCTGGTTTCCCGGTGGCGAGCGGAATTCACCGGCGCCGGTTACGACGCCGGTTGTCCGTTGGTCGCCACGGTCGCCGATTCCGCTGCGCTGAGCGAAAAGCTGCGCGAGAGCGCTGCCGCCGCGTTCGCGGAATGGCGCAAACCGCTCGTGGGCGCACTCGAAGACCTGGGGGTGCCGCCGGTTCGCGCGGGTTCGCTCGCCGTCTTGATGATCAGCGCGCTGGAGGGCGCCATCGTCCTCGCGCGGGCCGACCACTCCGTGGCGCCGCTCGACGCGGTGGTCGAGGAACTGCGGCCGCTGCTCGACGGCGCGGTGGACAAGCGCCGCCGCCGGACCGCGCAGCTCTAG